In Microcoleus sp. AS-A8, a single window of DNA contains:
- a CDS encoding XisI protein, producing the protein MADLENYRTWIQQLLSEYAKRRSTKGEVEIQTIFDVERDHYQLMYMGWENKQRVLGPVIHIDIKEGKVWIQWNGTEEQVADDLMELGVPREDIVLGFHPPHLRKFTEFAVS; encoded by the coding sequence ATGGCAGACTTAGAGAACTATCGGACATGGATTCAGCAATTGCTGAGTGAATATGCCAAGCGTCGTTCAACCAAAGGTGAGGTGGAAATTCAAACTATTTTTGATGTGGAGCGAGACCATTACCAACTAATGTATATGGGGTGGGAAAATAAGCAACGGGTCTTGGGTCCAGTTATCCATATCGATATTAAAGAGGGTAAGGTTTGGATTCAGTGGAATGGGACAGAGGAGCAGGTGGCTGACGATTTGATGGAGCTAGGAGTACCTAGAGAAGATATCGTGCTTGGATTTCATCCGCCCCATTTGCGGAAATTTACCGAGTTTGCGGTGAGTTAA
- the drmA gene encoding DISARM system helicase DrmA, with amino-acid sequence MSPTAPAEVRQHLIDALQLDLVGPTPDDAAHAEEVLPQAPSKWYLTGFLVPYEASSAQRSDDTGDEELDQLDRTSPGDDEATPEPASARKAFFPSSMGLSLLVPQDATQLDVTVEWGDYIPLEKERDENKAETGLQSLLSGSWQRIPRQAQVSVPLTTNGKSSQMSLPLDLPIDSGDTPTQMKLPLDTVGTTKQVDLPSSGGLKLVISIRSILYHALVPMGTRSVSVFLVNYRSPAPDKERDSAYIFQTTLTIRTPEPLVPRPDLRGQSGDDWDESVADLQYRDDYEYAVGHNVSAIAIPNSNGSCREISTAWMPSADVEKVVPTQVDQVELSMEALATASTADAVRSMVSPMVTAYTQWIAEQGAKAPKQPKHRVDVANDLLNRAGIANERIAAGLQSLDDPEVLEAFCIANRAIATAIRQRSVHGTEKSPSDLKPPKWRPFQLAFLLMNLVGLANPEHSDRELVDLLFFPTGGGKTEAYLGLAAFTLVLRRLRNPGFNGAGVSVIMRYTLRLLTLDQLGRAATLICALELERQQDVEKLGTWPFEIGLWVGQTATPNIMGQRGDNNQYSARARTIAFLNDSRNKPSPIPLENCPWCGAEFTTNSFQLLPNADRPTNLQVICNNRKKRQDGKPQCGVFRSNQSLPIVAVDEPIYRRLPCFIIATVDKFANLPWVGQTGALFGHVDHYDQEGFYGPATPSQGRPLDQPLPPPDLIIQDELHLISGPLGTMVGLYETAIDALCSRNGNQKTIRPKIVASTATVRRATRQIQALFCRNQVDVFPPPGPDRRDSFFAKTVPITQKHGRTYVGIAAQGRSLKVVLLRTYLALLGAAQKDWEAAGGAKNPDNPADPYMTLLGYFNSLRELGGSRRIVEDEVKSRVERYSQRHRENESLGSFSDRQIANEPSELTSRESTNKVAETKRRLALSFHEKERVDVALATNMISVGLDITRLGLMVVLGQPKTAAEYIQATSRVGRDENRPGLVVTLLNVHRPRDRSHYERFQAWHTTFYRAVEATSVTPFSPRAVDRGLAAVTVALARLGNSDMTAPLNAVGIVQQRLNLDFVTDIIAQRVEMHDKELEAKEAGELRQKIRGRVVDLLDTWKRIAAEKGSLQYQQEVGKAPPLLRDPLDPELERIPLAERKFKAQRSLRDVEPTVNLWVRNPDGFEVEEEDS; translated from the coding sequence ATGTCGCCAACCGCCCCTGCTGAAGTTCGCCAACACCTCATCGATGCCTTGCAGCTCGATCTCGTCGGACCAACTCCCGACGATGCTGCCCACGCCGAGGAAGTTCTCCCCCAAGCCCCCTCCAAGTGGTATCTCACAGGATTCCTAGTTCCTTACGAAGCCTCATCCGCTCAACGCTCAGATGATACGGGGGACGAAGAACTCGACCAACTCGATCGCACTAGCCCAGGCGACGATGAAGCCACTCCAGAACCCGCCTCCGCCCGGAAAGCTTTTTTTCCCTCTTCAATGGGCTTAAGCCTCCTCGTCCCCCAAGATGCCACTCAGCTTGATGTCACCGTAGAGTGGGGCGATTACATCCCGCTCGAAAAAGAACGGGACGAGAATAAAGCCGAAACCGGACTGCAAAGCTTGCTCTCTGGCTCCTGGCAGAGAATACCTCGACAGGCACAAGTTAGTGTTCCCCTGACTACAAACGGCAAGTCCAGCCAGATGAGTTTGCCCCTTGACCTTCCTATAGATTCAGGGGATACGCCCACTCAAATGAAACTCCCACTCGATACTGTGGGTACAACAAAACAAGTAGACCTCCCTAGCAGCGGTGGCTTAAAACTGGTCATCTCCATCCGTTCCATTCTCTACCATGCGCTGGTGCCGATGGGAACCCGTTCCGTTTCCGTGTTCTTAGTCAACTACCGCTCTCCTGCCCCTGACAAAGAACGGGACAGCGCTTACATTTTTCAAACGACGCTGACCATCCGCACTCCCGAACCCCTCGTTCCTCGTCCCGACCTGCGCGGACAAAGTGGTGACGACTGGGATGAGAGCGTTGCTGACCTGCAATACCGGGATGACTACGAATATGCTGTCGGTCATAACGTCTCTGCAATCGCTATTCCCAACTCCAATGGCAGTTGTCGGGAAATCTCCACCGCTTGGATGCCCAGCGCCGACGTAGAAAAGGTCGTTCCCACTCAAGTAGACCAGGTGGAATTGAGCATGGAAGCGCTAGCCACTGCTTCTACCGCCGATGCAGTACGCAGCATGGTCAGTCCAATGGTTACAGCTTACACCCAATGGATTGCCGAGCAGGGTGCAAAAGCTCCAAAACAGCCAAAACATCGAGTTGATGTCGCCAATGACCTTTTGAATCGGGCAGGTATTGCCAACGAGCGCATCGCCGCTGGACTCCAATCCCTCGATGACCCAGAGGTACTAGAGGCATTTTGCATCGCCAATCGAGCGATCGCTACTGCCATCCGCCAACGGTCTGTACACGGCACGGAAAAAAGCCCTAGCGACCTCAAGCCTCCAAAATGGCGACCCTTTCAGCTTGCCTTTCTGTTGATGAATCTAGTGGGACTCGCCAATCCCGAACATAGCGATCGCGAATTGGTAGACCTGCTCTTCTTCCCTACAGGTGGTGGTAAAACCGAGGCATATCTGGGACTTGCCGCCTTTACCCTAGTCCTGCGACGACTGCGGAATCCAGGCTTCAATGGTGCTGGAGTTAGCGTCATCATGCGCTACACACTCAGACTGCTCACCTTAGACCAGCTCGGTCGAGCTGCCACCTTGATTTGTGCCTTGGAGTTAGAGCGACAGCAGGACGTGGAAAAACTAGGAACCTGGCCCTTTGAGATAGGGCTGTGGGTCGGACAGACTGCCACGCCTAACATCATGGGACAGAGAGGAGACAACAATCAATACTCTGCCCGTGCCCGTACTATCGCCTTTTTAAACGACAGTCGGAACAAACCGTCACCAATTCCCCTAGAAAACTGCCCGTGGTGCGGTGCCGAGTTTACCACCAATTCGTTCCAACTGCTGCCCAATGCAGATCGACCCACCAATCTCCAAGTTATTTGTAACAATCGGAAAAAGCGGCAAGATGGCAAACCCCAATGCGGCGTGTTTAGAAGCAACCAATCCCTTCCCATTGTTGCGGTAGATGAGCCAATTTACCGACGACTCCCCTGCTTCATCATCGCCACTGTCGATAAATTCGCTAACCTGCCGTGGGTGGGGCAAACTGGGGCATTGTTTGGACACGTAGACCACTATGACCAAGAAGGCTTCTATGGTCCTGCCACTCCCAGTCAGGGTCGCCCTCTTGATCAACCTTTGCCGCCGCCCGATTTGATTATTCAAGACGAACTGCACCTAATTTCGGGACCATTGGGGACGATGGTAGGACTGTATGAAACGGCGATCGATGCCCTGTGCAGCAGGAATGGCAACCAAAAAACCATCCGACCCAAAATCGTAGCATCCACCGCAACGGTTCGGCGTGCCACCCGTCAAATCCAAGCACTGTTTTGTCGCAATCAGGTGGATGTATTTCCCCCACCGGGACCAGACCGCCGCGACTCGTTTTTTGCCAAGACAGTCCCGATTACCCAAAAGCACGGTCGCACCTATGTTGGTATTGCGGCTCAGGGACGCAGTCTCAAGGTTGTACTGCTGCGAACTTATCTAGCGCTGTTAGGCGCAGCCCAAAAAGACTGGGAAGCAGCCGGTGGGGCAAAGAACCCCGATAACCCGGCAGACCCCTACATGACGCTATTGGGCTACTTTAACTCCTTGCGCGAACTCGGCGGCAGTCGCCGGATTGTCGAAGACGAGGTGAAATCCCGCGTTGAGCGATACAGCCAGCGTCACCGAGAAAATGAAAGTTTGGGGTCATTTAGCGATCGCCAAATTGCTAATGAACCTTCCGAGCTAACTTCTCGCGAGAGTACCAATAAAGTGGCGGAGACTAAACGCCGTTTGGCGCTGTCCTTCCACGAAAAAGAACGGGTTGATGTAGCATTAGCCACCAACATGATTTCAGTAGGTCTTGACATCACCCGACTAGGATTAATGGTGGTGCTGGGTCAGCCAAAAACAGCGGCGGAATATATTCAAGCCACCAGTCGTGTCGGACGGGATGAAAACCGACCGGGGTTGGTTGTGACACTGCTGAACGTGCATCGACCCCGCGATCGCTCCCATTACGAACGCTTTCAAGCGTGGCACACCACATTCTACCGTGCCGTGGAAGCCACGAGCGTCACTCCTTTCTCGCCGCGTGCCGTGGATCGAGGACTCGCTGCTGTCACCGTTGCCCTAGCTCGTCTGGGAAATTCTGACATGACAGCGCCCTTGAATGCCGTCGGTATTGTTCAACAGCGCCTAAATCTGGACTTTGTAACAGACATCATTGCCCAACGGGTAGAGATGCACGACAAGGAACTGGA
- a CDS encoding XisH family protein, translating to MAAKDVFHNVVKTALQKDGWLITDDPLTLRVDAFTDLFIDLGAQKLLAAEKEGQKIAVEIKTFLGQSAVTDFHMAMGQFTNYRYALADSEPERVLYLAIPLNAYNEFFTRPFIQSVIQRGQVSLIVYDVENEEIVRWQT from the coding sequence ATGGCGGCAAAAGATGTTTTTCACAATGTTGTTAAAACAGCACTGCAAAAGGATGGATGGCTCATCACGGACGATCCGCTGACGCTCCGAGTTGATGCGTTTACCGATTTGTTTATTGACTTGGGTGCCCAAAAGCTGCTAGCGGCTGAGAAAGAAGGGCAGAAAATAGCAGTTGAAATTAAAACGTTTTTGGGGCAATCGGCAGTCACTGACTTTCATATGGCAATGGGGCAGTTTACTAACTATCGCTATGCGTTGGCAGATTCTGAGCCGGAGCGGGTTTTATATTTGGCGATTCCCTTAAATGCCTACAATGAATTTTTTACTCGACCTTTTATTCAATCCGTGATTCAGCGCGGTCAGGTTAGTCTGATTGTTTATGACGTAGAAAATGAGGAAATTGTGCGATGGCAGACTTAG
- a CDS encoding ABC transporter G family ATP-binding protein/permease produces the protein MNIIELKQVFKVFRKGFQRNPILQDINLTVQRGEFVVLRGENGAGKTTLLNLILGLLKPSGGEVELMGFSPQSADSKIHVGVVLQDTQVPRNVKVKELVELLRSYYPQPLSTEEILNKVKLKDKEGAWATDLSGGQKQRLYFALALAGNPELLILDEPTRNLDDKGYEEFWQQIKLCRQRGITILMVTNNKSDWDELNALATRCVTLHKITERPPEGQLTQELINLENKALLEQPEPIRQTESLPKPSSQNIQRIFQKQFWFETLQLLRTPVFLIGTLAMVGFVPLLKFQGLKGEKATEMVVYLCGIILFTIVIDRLGKRIAVERSEKWLKLLRATPLPPAAYMAAKIATSLLICTVSLLLIFGLGRWQLEMRMDLTQGLALLSSLILGIVPFAILGIALGYLLDPKSADSILSLSLIVVPVACGSIPLPGPQIVQDLIAFSPFYHYRELVLAAVHLNHDNQLFLHLLWLLWAWGAFGLFAAWSYQRDRIVQ, from the coding sequence ATGAACATTATCGAACTCAAGCAAGTTTTTAAGGTATTTCGCAAGGGATTCCAGCGAAATCCTATCCTACAGGATATTAATCTTACTGTGCAGCGAGGCGAATTCGTCGTACTGCGTGGGGAAAATGGGGCTGGCAAGACTACTCTATTGAATCTGATTTTAGGGTTACTCAAACCCAGCGGTGGAGAAGTTGAGCTAATGGGGTTTTCACCCCAGAGTGCTGATTCAAAAATCCATGTTGGAGTAGTTTTACAAGATACACAAGTTCCCAGAAATGTCAAGGTAAAGGAACTTGTTGAACTGTTGAGAAGCTACTACCCCCAGCCCCTTTCAACAGAAGAAATTTTGAACAAAGTTAAACTTAAGGATAAAGAAGGTGCTTGGGCAACTGACTTATCTGGCGGACAAAAACAGCGGCTCTATTTTGCCCTTGCTCTAGCAGGCAATCCTGAACTGCTCATCCTTGATGAGCCAACCCGAAATCTAGATGACAAAGGATACGAAGAATTCTGGCAGCAAATTAAACTCTGCCGTCAACGAGGAATCACCATTTTAATGGTGACAAACAATAAATCCGACTGGGACGAATTAAATGCTTTAGCAACTCGCTGTGTCACTCTCCATAAAATTACTGAAAGACCGCCCGAAGGACAGCTAACCCAGGAGCTAATAAATTTAGAAAATAAAGCTTTATTAGAGCAGCCTGAACCTATTAGACAAACTGAGAGTCTACCTAAACCTTCTTCTCAGAACATCCAACGCATTTTTCAGAAACAATTTTGGTTTGAAACCCTTCAACTGCTTCGTACCCCAGTCTTCTTAATCGGAACGCTTGCGATGGTGGGATTCGTCCCTTTGTTAAAATTTCAAGGATTGAAAGGAGAAAAGGCAACCGAAATGGTTGTTTACCTGTGTGGCATTATACTTTTCACGATTGTCATTGACCGACTGGGTAAACGAATTGCAGTCGAGCGATCGGAAAAATGGCTCAAGCTTTTGAGAGCCACACCTTTACCACCAGCAGCCTACATGGCGGCTAAGATTGCCACTTCACTTCTCATCTGTACTGTGAGTCTTTTGTTAATCTTCGGATTAGGACGCTGGCAGCTTGAGATGAGAATGGATTTGACTCAAGGGTTAGCTCTTCTATCGAGCCTAATTTTGGGAATTGTACCTTTTGCCATTCTTGGTATTGCATTGGGGTATTTACTAGACCCCAAAAGTGCCGATTCCATTCTGAGCCTATCGCTAATCGTTGTTCCTGTTGCTTGCGGTTCAATTCCACTTCCGGGACCACAAATCGTACAAGATTTAATTGCCTTCTCGCCGTTCTACCACTATCGGGAATTAGTTCTAGCGGCGGTTCACTTGAACCACGATAACCAACTATTTCTACATTTACTTTGGCTTCTTTGGGCTTGGGGTGCTTTTGGTTTATTCGCGGCTTGGTCTTATCAGCGCGATCGCATCGTTCAGTAG